From one Dyella sp. 2HG41-7 genomic stretch:
- a CDS encoding SET domain-containing protein encodes MILPRYRIDASTIRGAGKGLFLEEAVEAGRIITAPDAIEQTFRLNDLLAKPDQMYASARWFEDRYTFSPDWPDECYINHSFAPTGLWHLGFVFAQHDLPVGTEITVDYRHLLPPGQEEDFIDTATGEKIVGLSWDESLMTTTRALARVLDSASN; translated from the coding sequence ATGATTCTTCCGCGCTACCGTATCGACGCTTCCACGATTCGTGGCGCCGGCAAGGGACTTTTTCTGGAAGAAGCCGTTGAAGCAGGCCGGATTATTACGGCGCCGGACGCCATCGAGCAGACCTTCCGCTTGAACGACCTGCTCGCCAAGCCCGACCAGATGTACGCCAGCGCCCGCTGGTTCGAAGATCGCTACACCTTCTCGCCTGACTGGCCGGACGAGTGCTACATCAACCACAGCTTCGCGCCGACCGGTTTGTGGCACCTGGGCTTTGTCTTCGCACAGCACGATCTGCCAGTCGGCACCGAAATCACCGTCGATTACCGCCACCTGCTGCCTCCGGGCCAGGAAGAGGACTTTATCGACACGGCTACTGGTGAGAAAATCGTGGGGCTGTCCTGGGACGAGAGTCTGATGACGACGACTCGCGCCCTGGCCAGAGTGTTGGACAGTGCAAGCAACTGA
- a CDS encoding helix-hairpin-helix domain-containing protein, translated as MFKKLVATAGLMLAFALPAFAATPVNVNTADADTIAKALDGVGLAKAKAIVAFREEHGPFKSVDDLTQVKGIGQATLQRNHDAILLSGEGAKPNADAPDKPKHAKKAKAAKAQAAAE; from the coding sequence ATGTTTAAAAAGCTCGTCGCCACGGCCGGCCTGATGCTCGCCTTCGCCTTGCCCGCATTCGCCGCCACGCCCGTCAACGTCAACACCGCCGACGCCGACACCATCGCCAAAGCGCTGGACGGCGTCGGCCTCGCCAAGGCGAAAGCCATCGTGGCGTTTCGCGAAGAGCATGGCCCGTTCAAGAGCGTGGACGACCTGACCCAGGTCAAAGGCATCGGTCAGGCCACGCTGCAACGCAATCACGACGCCATCCTGCTGTCCGGCGAAGGCGCAAAACCGAACGCGGATGCGCCGGACAAGCCCAAGCACGCCAAAAAGGCAAAAGCCGCCAAAGCGCAGGCCGCTGCCGAGTAA
- a CDS encoding M20 family metallopeptidase translates to MDTARITRYVSDLWDAEIVPQLMEYIRIPNKSPMFDKDWVTHGHMDAAVKLMETWARSKLSSLPGATLEVVRLEGRTPLIYIEVPGQNSDTVVLYGHLDKQPEMTGWSEGLGPWTPVLKGDKLYGRGGADDGYAIFGSLAALLALQEQGVPHARCVILIEACEESGSYDLPYYVDHLAPRIGNPSLVVCLDSGCGNYDQLWLTTSLRGMTGGELTVQVLEEGVHSGDASGVVPSSFRILRELLSRLEDPQTGRIKPNELYAEIPQQRIDQAKAASGILGKEIYAKFPFVAGMHPVTEDLTELVLNRTWRPQLAVTGADGMPPLESAGNVLRPKTSVKLSLRVPPTLDGAKAGDFVKQLLEKDPPYGAKVSFKLEKDGSGWNAPQLSPWLEHAVAEASLHYFGAPAAYMGEGGSIPFMGMLGAKFPQAQFLITGVLGPHSNAHGPNEFIHIPTGKKVSMVVAEVVARHFEQSSRS, encoded by the coding sequence ATGGATACCGCACGCATCACCCGCTACGTCAGCGACCTTTGGGATGCCGAGATCGTCCCGCAGTTGATGGAGTACATCCGGATTCCTAACAAGTCGCCGATGTTCGATAAGGATTGGGTCACGCACGGTCACATGGATGCCGCCGTGAAGCTGATGGAAACCTGGGCGCGCAGCAAGCTTTCGTCGCTGCCCGGCGCCACGCTGGAAGTCGTGAGGTTGGAAGGCCGCACACCGCTGATCTACATCGAAGTGCCGGGACAGAACAGCGATACCGTCGTGCTCTACGGCCATCTCGACAAGCAACCGGAAATGACCGGCTGGTCGGAAGGCTTGGGACCTTGGACGCCGGTGCTCAAAGGCGACAAGCTTTACGGCCGCGGCGGCGCGGATGACGGCTACGCGATTTTCGGTTCGCTCGCCGCACTGCTTGCGCTGCAAGAGCAGGGCGTTCCGCACGCACGTTGCGTGATTCTGATCGAAGCCTGCGAAGAGTCCGGCAGCTACGACCTTCCGTATTACGTGGATCATCTCGCGCCGCGCATCGGCAACCCGTCGCTGGTGGTGTGCCTCGATTCGGGTTGCGGCAATTACGATCAGTTGTGGCTGACGACATCGCTGCGCGGCATGACCGGCGGCGAACTCACCGTGCAGGTGCTGGAAGAAGGCGTGCATTCGGGCGATGCGTCCGGCGTCGTGCCGTCCAGTTTCCGCATCCTGCGCGAACTGCTTTCGCGTCTGGAAGATCCACAAACCGGACGTATCAAGCCGAACGAGTTGTATGCGGAGATTCCGCAGCAGCGCATCGATCAAGCCAAGGCCGCGTCGGGCATTTTGGGGAAGGAAATCTACGCAAAATTCCCGTTTGTGGCGGGCATGCATCCGGTGACGGAAGATCTCACCGAGTTGGTGCTCAATCGCACGTGGCGTCCGCAATTGGCCGTGACGGGCGCAGACGGCATGCCGCCGCTGGAAAGCGCGGGTAATGTGTTGCGTCCGAAAACGTCCGTGAAACTCAGCCTGCGCGTTCCGCCCACGCTGGACGGGGCCAAGGCGGGCGATTTCGTCAAGCAGTTGCTGGAAAAAGATCCGCCGTATGGCGCGAAGGTCAGCTTTAAGCTGGAGAAGGACGGCAGCGGCTGGAATGCGCCGCAGCTTTCTCCGTGGTTGGAGCACGCCGTGGCCGAAGCGTCGCTGCACTACTTCGGCGCGCCCGCCGCGTATATGGGCGAGGGCGGTTCCATTCCGTTTATGGGCATGCTGGGCGCGAAGTTTCCGCAGGCGCAGTTCCTGATTACCGGCGTGCTGGGGCCGCATTCCAACGCGCATGGTCCCAACGAATTCATCCACATTCCGACTGGCAAAAAGGTGTCGATGGTGGTGGCCGAGGTGGTGGCGCGTCATTTCGAGCAGAGCAGCCGGAGCTGA
- a CDS encoding YggS family pyridoxal phosphate-dependent enzyme: protein MDTSSLAANWADVRRRVDDACRAAGRDPAEVSVLPVSKTFGPDVVRSALSLGLHRFGENKVQEIREKAAALAGEAIEWVVIGHLQTNKAKDVARLASEVQSLDRLELAEALHHRLDIEGRQIDVLIQVKTASEETKQGLAEEDLPGFLERLQAFPSLRVRGLMTLATLSDDPEEVRACFRRLRELRDRCVAEGHDMPRLSMGMSGDFPLAIAEGATEVRIGSAIFGRRSYPGV, encoded by the coding sequence ATCGATACTTCGTCCTTGGCGGCGAACTGGGCCGACGTTCGGCGCCGCGTGGATGACGCATGCCGCGCGGCCGGACGCGATCCGGCTGAGGTGTCGGTGTTGCCAGTCAGCAAAACGTTTGGTCCCGACGTGGTGCGCTCCGCGCTCTCCTTGGGGCTACATCGTTTCGGCGAGAACAAGGTGCAGGAGATCCGCGAAAAAGCGGCTGCGCTTGCGGGTGAGGCTATCGAATGGGTGGTCATCGGCCACCTGCAAACCAACAAAGCCAAAGACGTGGCGCGGCTGGCCAGCGAGGTGCAATCGCTGGATCGGCTGGAACTGGCCGAAGCGCTACATCACCGTCTCGATATAGAAGGGCGCCAGATCGACGTGTTGATCCAGGTGAAAACTGCCAGCGAGGAAACGAAACAAGGTTTGGCCGAGGAGGACTTGCCAGGTTTCCTTGAGCGCTTGCAGGCTTTCCCGTCGCTGCGCGTAAGGGGTTTGATGACGCTGGCCACCCTTTCAGATGATCCGGAGGAGGTGCGAGCCTGTTTTCGTCGGTTGCGCGAGCTGCGTGACCGTTGTGTTGCCGAAGGCCATGACATGCCACGGTTATCCATGGGCATGAGCGGCGATTTCCCGCTGGCCATCGCCGAAGGCGCCACCGAAGTTCGGATCGGCAGCGCGATTTTTGGTAGGCGTTCTTACCCTGGAGTGTGA